The proteins below are encoded in one region of Pseudomonas ekonensis:
- a CDS encoding tetratricopeptide repeat protein, producing MKALMVVATLLMLGGCATDGQAPWTAILAPAGCSKLSSEQELALNLADDLANDGKLHASLANLQSLPDNLGEVRLRKAKVYRLLGRSEAEPLYRSLLGSCLNADAEHGLGQLYAARGDNGQAQAHLQRAARLAPTNEKIRNDLGVVYLNQLRLEDARFEFLTAIELQQNNPLATLNLVTLLLYQDNWQQAAEIVSRAHLTPEQFTEAQQRAERLKAPATTRPAAGNQVAVVADPQPSTLK from the coding sequence ATGAAAGCACTGATGGTCGTGGCGACCCTGTTGATGCTCGGCGGCTGCGCCACCGACGGCCAGGCGCCGTGGACGGCGATCCTCGCGCCGGCCGGCTGCAGCAAGCTGAGCTCCGAACAGGAACTGGCCCTGAACCTGGCCGACGACCTGGCCAACGACGGCAAGCTGCACGCCAGCCTGGCCAACCTGCAAAGCCTGCCGGACAACCTCGGCGAGGTGCGCCTGCGCAAGGCCAAGGTCTATCGCCTGCTCGGGCGCAGCGAAGCCGAACCCCTTTACCGCAGCCTGCTGGGCTCTTGCCTGAACGCTGACGCCGAACACGGCCTGGGCCAGCTCTACGCCGCCCGGGGCGACAACGGCCAGGCCCAGGCCCACCTGCAACGGGCCGCCCGCCTGGCCCCGACCAACGAGAAGATCCGCAACGACCTGGGCGTGGTGTACCTCAACCAACTGCGCCTGGAAGACGCCCGCTTCGAATTCCTCACCGCCATCGAACTGCAGCAGAACAACCCGCTGGCGACCCTGAACCTGGTCACCCTGCTGCTGTACCAGGACAACTGGCAGCAGGCCGCCGAAATCGTCAGCCGCGCCCACCTGACCCCGGAACAGTTCACCGAAGCCCAGCAGCGCGCCGAACGGCTCAAGGCCCCGGCCACCACCCGGCCCGCCGCCGGCAACCAGGTCGCCGTCGTCGCCGACCCGCAGCCGTCGACACTCAAATGA
- a CDS encoding DUF3613 domain-containing protein: MNTLKGLCCLTLLCLPLGAHAIDAGPASAQQQETEGWLLLQSRNKAASPTPQTATATERELAMQRWLKKYKYEIPDFYDPDAGGKIETKN; the protein is encoded by the coding sequence ATGAACACCCTCAAAGGCCTGTGCTGCCTGACCCTGCTCTGCCTGCCCCTCGGCGCCCACGCCATCGACGCCGGCCCCGCCTCGGCCCAGCAGCAAGAAACCGAAGGCTGGCTGCTGCTGCAAAGCCGCAACAAGGCCGCCTCCCCCACCCCACAAACCGCCACGGCCACCGAACGGGAACTGGCGATGCAGCGCTGGCTGAAGAAATACAAATACGAGATCCCCGACTTCTACGACCCGGATGCGGGCGGGAAGATCGAGACCAAGAACTGA
- a CDS encoding DUF6124 family protein, which produces MSKVIPDPPYNITNPFAEDKRAEDLIKDRNASRRALDFYLNPEPANLRQPSEMFMVHPNIDSESLLAHACESLASANVMSGNFANALNGPQRSTALAIQQIVMLAELSVNRALDRVKPNGLGIV; this is translated from the coding sequence ATGAGCAAAGTCATCCCCGATCCCCCCTACAACATCACCAACCCCTTCGCCGAAGACAAACGCGCCGAAGACCTCATCAAAGACCGCAACGCCTCCCGCCGGGCCCTCGATTTCTATCTCAATCCGGAGCCCGCCAACCTGCGTCAGCCCAGCGAAATGTTCATGGTGCACCCCAACATCGATTCCGAAAGCCTGCTGGCCCACGCCTGCGAGTCCCTGGCCTCGGCCAATGTCATGTCCGGCAATTTCGCCAACGCGCTCAACGGCCCGCAACGCAGCACGGCGCTGGCGATCCAGCAGATCGTCATGCTGGCCGAGCTGTCGGTGAACCGGGCGCTGGATCGGGTCAAGCCCAACGGGCTGGGCATCGTGTAA
- a CDS encoding response regulator transcription factor encodes MNKLTSAVKVLVVDDQPLIVEELCEFLESSGYRCVPCVSSVEALERFNDDAGIGLVLCDLHMPEMDGIELVQAMQRLAGKQRVFEAIMLTGRADKQDVIKALRAGIADYYQKPIDLDELLQGLQRQEAALQERQKTLQLGHLNQKLQDLSSSIDDLYQDLDKVRRGPAVREDEPLQGDELEMPAIFHQLSPRQLDVARLVGKGQTNYQIACELGITENTVKLYVSQVLRLTHMHNRTQLALALSPGGVAGRQRVTAH; translated from the coding sequence GTGAACAAGCTTACATCGGCGGTGAAGGTTCTGGTGGTCGACGATCAGCCGTTGATCGTCGAAGAACTCTGCGAATTTCTCGAAAGCAGCGGCTACCGCTGCGTCCCTTGCGTCTCCAGCGTGGAGGCCCTCGAACGGTTCAACGATGACGCGGGCATCGGCCTGGTGCTGTGCGACCTGCACATGCCGGAGATGGACGGCATCGAACTGGTGCAGGCGATGCAGCGCCTGGCGGGCAAGCAGCGGGTGTTCGAGGCGATCATGCTCACCGGCCGCGCCGACAAGCAGGACGTGATCAAGGCGTTGCGCGCCGGGATCGCCGACTACTACCAGAAGCCCATCGACCTGGACGAGCTGCTGCAAGGGCTGCAACGCCAGGAGGCGGCCTTGCAGGAGCGGCAGAAGACGCTGCAGCTGGGGCACCTGAACCAGAAGCTGCAGGACCTGTCGTCCTCGATCGACGATCTGTACCAGGACCTGGACAAGGTTCGGCGCGGGCCTGCGGTGCGCGAGGATGAGCCGCTGCAGGGCGATGAGCTGGAGATGCCGGCGATCTTCCATCAGTTGTCGCCGCGTCAGCTCGATGTGGCGCGGCTGGTGGGCAAGGGGCAGACCAACTATCAGATTGCCTGTGAGTTGGGGATCACCGAGAACACGGTGAAGCTGTATGTGTCGCAGGTGTTGCGGTTGACGCATATGCATAACCGGACGCAGTTGGCGTTGGCGCTTTCGCCCGGCGGGGTGGCGGGGCGGCAGCGGGTGACGGCGCACTGA
- a CDS encoding prepilin peptidase — MQTIVLLAWLALCAAQDARQRRIANALTLGAGALALACLLLTGRTWIGADAAQGGWAFGLALAFTLPGYLMGRMGAGDVKLMTALGLATDGLWVLAAVIGAALASVAWWLLAPRVWLHMSQGLRERLRYLGPDSSKKLPYAPFVLVGVGLAWPWIH, encoded by the coding sequence ATGCAGACTATCGTCCTCCTGGCCTGGCTGGCGCTGTGCGCCGCCCAGGATGCCCGCCAGCGGCGGATCGCCAATGCCTTGACCCTCGGTGCGGGCGCACTGGCGCTGGCCTGTCTGCTGCTCACCGGCCGCACCTGGATCGGCGCGGACGCGGCCCAGGGCGGCTGGGCGTTCGGGCTGGCGCTGGCGTTCACGCTGCCGGGCTACCTCATGGGCCGGATGGGCGCCGGGGATGTGAAACTAATGACAGCCCTGGGCCTGGCGACGGACGGTCTTTGGGTGTTGGCGGCGGTGATCGGCGCGGCGCTCGCGAGCGTGGCCTGGTGGCTGCTGGCGCCAAGAGTCTGGCTGCATATGAGTCAAGGGCTTAGGGAGCGTTTGCGCTATCTGGGGCCAGATTCGTCAAAAAAGCTGCCATATGCGCCGTTTGTGCTGGTTGGTGTCGGGCTGGCCTGGCCCTGGATCCATTAG